TGACGAAGAGAGGTAATTGCTTGTTTCCCGTGGATAAATTCTAGAACTTCCGATGGATCAATGCCACGACTTTGCGCCCAGCCAATCCAGGCTCGCTCCACAGCAGGTAATGAATCAACCAGAGTCCCATCCAAATCAAAAAGAAAACCTTTACACTCCACAAGCACATCCTCGTTAGTCAATTCAGGTCTTGATCATTACGCACTATCAGGCATTGATAATTTGCGAAATCTCAACAGCACTCAAGTGGTACTGGCGCGGGCATGATTGCCAGATAGCCAGCATACGTTGGTATTTGTCCCACATTGGGGTTTGGGAATTGAAACCGTGTGTTCCTGAGTCAAAATGGGTATAGCGGCCTTCGGTATTCACCATAAAGCGCACATAACTCAGGTAACGCGATTCAGTAGCAGCATCAAAACCAAGGAACGCAATACGGCGCTCATCTAAATCTTGTTTGTCTTTCAGGTTATCCCAAGAGACTTGCAGTGCGTGATGCATCTCCATGATATTAATGATAGTACGGCAAGTATCTTCGCTCATTTCACCAAAATCACGGTCCAGTTCACGCATCTGCAAACCAAAGCCACGTTCGACAATCGTTTGCTGGCGGCGATAGCGCTCAGCGTTTTCCGGATCCAGCATGGTCATCATTTTGTACTGATTCGACAGAATCAGTCGTTGGGCGTTTGTCATATCCATCACTAAACTCCTAAGACATAAATAATGAGGAAATCATCGCATACAGAGTTGGGCCATACTTTGATTTGACAGGGGATTTTACGCTGCTGTTTATCAGATACATAAAAAGCCCCGGTTGCAGATAAAGCCCGGTATGGATTCCCGACATTGCCCAATCAAAGGCTACACTTACAAATCATCAAGAAATGTTTTATCCAACTGCTTGAAGGCGCGTTTAAGCACATCAGCCAAAGATTGGTAGGTCGGCGTTTGCTCAACAGGTGCGACGGCTTGCCCGGCTTCAGCCAGTTTATTTCGCACCTCGTGGAACCACTGCAATAATGTCGGTGGTAACGGTGTAATAGCACGTTTACCTAACCACCATAACCCTTGCAGCGGTAAACCGCAGGCAAACAATGCCGTGGCAATGGCTGGCCCTAATTGCCCGCCAAGAGCTATTTGCCAGGTTAATGTAAAGATGGCCAACGGCGGCATAAAGCGGATACCAAAACGGGTCGCGGTCGCCACACGATTCTCGGGAAACACCGGTGCCAGGCGTTTATCAGCAGGCCAGGTCTTCATATAATGCTGCCCGCGCTGGAGTACCTGAAACCAACTTACGGAATCAGAGGGTTTTGTTGTCATGGCTCACCTCAACTTCACAAACAAAGATTAAAATTTTTTTTGTAATCCACTAACTAAAAATTAGTCTGTTAAATATATTTTGTTTTTAGGCGGCGCTATCGGTATCCTAGTCCGGCCTTTTGGCCGCTAGAAGATGACGCTAAATATGTCAACTTTTTGCAGCATTTAAATCAATTTTGTTAAATCGCGCGGGCTTTTACCACCAGGCGTTAACGTTTGTTCTTAATACTAAATCGGCGATTTTTCCTTCATCATGCATTTTTCGCTATCGCATGATGTTAATCATTAATGTCGACGCCAATATGCGCTACGCTTTTGGATAGATTGACGTTTTATTAACCACGTGTTTTCGCTGTTTTTGTTCCCCGATACATTATCTGTATCGATCATGCAAAAAACACATGTCGAACACGACTATAAATAGGTACTTCCATGTCGAGTAAGCTAGTACTGGTTCTTAACTGCGGTAGCTCTTCCCTAAAATTTGCTATCATCGACGCGACCAATGGTGAAGAACACCTCTCTGGTTTAGCCGAATGCTTCCATCTGCCGGAAGCCCGTATCAAATGGAAACTGGACGGCAGCAAACAGGAAGCAGCATTGGGTGCTGGTGCAGCACACAGCGAAGCACTGAATTTCATTGTTAATACTATTCTGGCACAAAAACCAGAGCTTTCCGCTCAACTGACGGCTATCGGTCACCGTATTGTTCATGGCGGCGAGAAATTCACTGCATCAGCTATCGTTACCGAAGAAGTTATTCAGGGTATCAAAGATTCCATCCCGTTTGCACCTCTGCATAACCCAGCTCACCTGATTGGTATCGCTGAAGCATTG
The sequence above is drawn from the Yersinia enterocolitica subsp. enterocolitica genome and encodes:
- a CDS encoding YfbU family protein — protein: MDMTNAQRLILSNQYKMMTMLDPENAERYRRQQTIVERGFGLQMRELDRDFGEMSEDTCRTIINIMEMHHALQVSWDNLKDKQDLDERRIAFLGFDAATESRYLSYVRFMVNTEGRYTHFDSGTHGFNSQTPMWDKYQRMLAIWQSCPRQYHLSAVEISQIINA
- the yfbV gene encoding terminus macrodomain insulation protein YfbV — its product is MTTKPSDSVSWFQVLQRGQHYMKTWPADKRLAPVFPENRVATATRFGIRFMPPLAIFTLTWQIALGGQLGPAIATALFACGLPLQGLWWLGKRAITPLPPTLLQWFHEVRNKLAEAGQAVAPVEQTPTYQSLADVLKRAFKQLDKTFLDDL